A stretch of DNA from Rhizobacter sp.:
GACAGGTCGGCTGAAACCTTTCTGGTCGGAATCGGTCTCAAGACCGGCGGTGTGGCGACCGATAAACCCGCGTGAACAAATACCGGGCTACCGACGGATACACCTCGGTGAAACGGGGGCGAGATCAAGCAGCTCAAATACTTGACTGAACTAGAATCCGCCCCATATGCCGTGGATGCGGGCCCCTTGGCCTGTGCGGAAGTTTTGATTGCAAAGGAGCCGCGGTGAACAACCAATGGTTTTCGAAGGTTGCTGTTTGGCTGGTGATTGCCCTCGTGCTGTTCACCGTGTTCAAGCAGTTCGACAAGCCCCGCGTCGCCGAAAGCGTGACTTACACGCAGTTCATGGACGATGCCAAGGCCGGCAAGGTCAAGCGGGTTGAAGTCCAGGGCCGCAATCTCAAGGTCACCCCCAACGACGGCACCGCCTACACCATCGCGTCGCCTGGCGACATCTGGATGGTCGGCGACCTGATGAAGTACGGCGTGCAGGTGTCCGGCAAGGCCGACGAAGAGCCCTCGATCCTGATGAGCATCCTGGTCTCCTGGGGCCCGATGCTGCTGCTGATCGCCGTGTGGATCTACTTCATGCGGCAGATGCAGGGCGGTGGCAAGGGCGGTGCCTTCAGCTTCGGCAAATCGAAGGCCCGCATGCTCGACGAGGCCAACAACTCCACCACCTTCGCCGACGTCGCAGGCTGCGACGAAGCCAAGGAAGAGGTCAAGGAACTCGTCGACTTCCTGAAAGACCCGCAGAAGTTCCAGAAGCTCGGCGGCCGCATTCCGCGCGGCGTGCTGCTGGTCGGCCCTCCCGGCACCGGCAAGACGCTGTTGGCCAAGGCCATCGCCGGCGAAGCCAAGGTGCCGTTCTTCAGCATCTCGGGTTCCGACTTCGTTGAAATGTTCGTCGGTGTCGGTGCCGCCCGCGTGCGCGACATGTTCGAGCAAGCCAAGAAGAGCGCGCCCTGCATCATCTTCGTCGACGAAATCGACGCCGTCGGCCGCCACCGTGGTGCTGGCCTGGGCGGCGGCAACGACGAGCGCGAGCAGACGCTCAACCAGATGCTCGTCGAGATGGACGGCTTCGAGACCAACCTCGGCGTGATCGTGATGGCGGCCACCAACCGGCCCGACATCCTCGACCCCGCGCTGCTGCGCCCCGGCCGCTTCGACCGCCAGGTCTACGTGACGCTGCCAGACGTGCGTGGCCGCGAGCAGATCCTCAACGTGCACATGCGCAAGGTGCCCGTCGGCCAGGACATCCGTGCCGACATCCTCGCGCGCGGTACGCCGGGCTTCAGTGGCGCCGATCTGGCCAACCTGGTCAACGAAGCGGCCCTCTTCGCCGCGCGCCGCAACGGCCGTGTGGTCGAGATGGTCGACTTCGAGAAGGCCAAGGACAAGATCATGATGGGCCCCGAGCGGAAGTCCATGGTCATGCCCGAGGAAGAGCGCAAGAACACCGCGTACCACGAGGCCGGCCACGCGCTGGTGGCGCGCCTGATGCCCAAGACCGACCCGGTGCACAAGGTGACCGTGATCCCGCGCGGCCGTGCGCTGGGCGTCACGATGCAGCTGCCCGAAGGCGACCGCTACAGCCTGGACAAGGAGCGCATGCTCTCAACCATCAGCGTGCTCTTCGGTGGCCGCATCGCCGAAGAAGTGTTCATGAACCAGATGACCACCGGCGCCAGCAACGACTTCGAGCGAGCCACCCAGATCGCCCGCGACATGGTCACGCGCTATGGCATGAGCGAGGCGATGGGCCCAATGGTCTATGCCGAGAACGAGGGTGAAGTCTTCCTCGGCCGCTCGGTCACCAAGACGACCAACGTCTCGGAAGAGACCATGCAGAAGGTCGACCTGGAAGTGCGTCGCATCATCGACGAGCAGTACTCGGTGGCCCGCAAGCTGATCGAGAGCAACCAGGACAAGATGCACGTCATGGCCAAGGCGCTGCTCGAATGGGAAACCATCGACACCGAGCAGATCGACGACATCATGAACGGCCGCCCGCCACGTCCGCCGAAGGACTGGACGGCTTCCTCGGGCAAGTCGGGTGGCAACACGCCGCCGGTCAACCCCGACGGCGCACCGGCCGCCGCCTGAGCGTCCACCGGAACACATCACACAACGGGGCTGCGGCCCCGTTTTCATTGGCCGATGCACACCACCTGGCAGACCACCCGCTTTCGGATCGACCTGAGTCGCCCGAAGGTCATGGGCATCGTCAACATCACGCCCGATTCGTTCTCGGACGGCGGGCGCCACGGCACGGCGCAGGCCGCGATCGCCCACTGCGAGCAGTTGCTGAAGGACGGGGCCGACCTCCTCGATCTCGGAGCCGAGTCGAGTCGCCCCGGAGCCGACGCATTGCCGCTCGAAGAAGAACAAGCCCGACTGCTGCCGGTGCTGCGCGAGGCCGTGAAGCTGGGCG
This window harbors:
- the ftsH gene encoding ATP-dependent zinc metalloprotease FtsH → MNNQWFSKVAVWLVIALVLFTVFKQFDKPRVAESVTYTQFMDDAKAGKVKRVEVQGRNLKVTPNDGTAYTIASPGDIWMVGDLMKYGVQVSGKADEEPSILMSILVSWGPMLLLIAVWIYFMRQMQGGGKGGAFSFGKSKARMLDEANNSTTFADVAGCDEAKEEVKELVDFLKDPQKFQKLGGRIPRGVLLVGPPGTGKTLLAKAIAGEAKVPFFSISGSDFVEMFVGVGAARVRDMFEQAKKSAPCIIFVDEIDAVGRHRGAGLGGGNDEREQTLNQMLVEMDGFETNLGVIVMAATNRPDILDPALLRPGRFDRQVYVTLPDVRGREQILNVHMRKVPVGQDIRADILARGTPGFSGADLANLVNEAALFAARRNGRVVEMVDFEKAKDKIMMGPERKSMVMPEEERKNTAYHEAGHALVARLMPKTDPVHKVTVIPRGRALGVTMQLPEGDRYSLDKERMLSTISVLFGGRIAEEVFMNQMTTGASNDFERATQIARDMVTRYGMSEAMGPMVYAENEGEVFLGRSVTKTTNVSEETMQKVDLEVRRIIDEQYSVARKLIESNQDKMHVMAKALLEWETIDTEQIDDIMNGRPPRPPKDWTASSGKSGGNTPPVNPDGAPAAA